The Biomphalaria glabrata chromosome 6, xgBioGlab47.1, whole genome shotgun sequence genomic interval ATCAGCCACTTCGCCAAAGAATTTCAAGAAAAATTCAACAAAAGTATCACAGAGAATAAAAGGGCATTAAATCGCCTAAGAGCAGCTTGCGAACAGGTCAAGAAAAATCTTTCCGCCTACGAAACAGCTCGAATAGAAATCGATGCTTTATTAGATGGAATCGATTTTTCTAGTCAGATCACCAGAACACAATTTGACGGTCTTTGTTACGATTTGTTCACCCATACTCGATTCCTTTTTGAAAGAACTCTGCATGACGCTAATCTAGAAATAGATGAAATACAGGAAGTTGTTCTAGTCGGTGGGTCAAGTCGTATTCCTTTCATTCAAGAGATGATTAGTGTCATCTTTTCTGGCAAAACGCTCAACAAATCTATCAATCCTGAAGAAGCTGTTGCTTGCGGCGCTGCTTTACAGGGCGCTGTTCTCAACAAAGACAAAAACGCCATTGTTAAAGACGTACTCCTCATGGATGTAGCGCCCTTCTCTCTCGGTGTGATGTCCAAATGTGGAGAgatggacttttttttaaaaagaggggAGCCTATTCCGACCAGAATATCTCGAGTTTTCACAACGTTTTCGGATAACCTCCCTTCTATGACTGTAAAACTCTACGAAGGGGAATGCTCCCATGTGAAAGATAACACATTTATAGGTTCTTTTTACATCACGAAAATTCCTCCAGCCAAGAAGGGTGTGCCGCAAATACAAGTTATCTTTGACATTGATGCTAATTGCAGTCTAAAAGTGGAGTTTCAGGACCAGGGCTCTGGCAAGATGTTTACCATTCACATTGATAGCAACAAAGAAAGACCAAAGATACAGGATATAGAAGAAATGCTGAGAGATGCTAGGCCATACAAAGACAAAGCAAAGAAACAAAAGCGAAAACCAATGCCCAGAGAAGATGATCCATGCAAAGacagagaagagaaagaagtGCCCAAACCAATGCCCAGAGAAGATGTTCCATGCaaagacagaaaaaagaaagaagactcCAAACCAATGCCCAGAGAAGATGATCCATGCAAAgacagagaaaagaaagaagactCCAAACCAATGCCCAGAGAAGATGATCCATGCAAAgatagagaaaagaaagaagactCCAATCCAATGCCCAGAGAAGATGATCCACGCAAAgatagagaaaagaaagaagactCCAATCCAATGCCCAGAGAAGATGATCCATGCAAAGATGAACTACAGCAACAGGATTTAGAACAAAGACTGAAACATGCTGAGCAATCAAAGGAAGAAAACAGACAATATCAAGAAAAATTGTCGGCCAAAATTCAACTGGAAAATTACGTACACTCCATTAAAGAGAAGGCCGAGTCCCTGTTAAATACTTGCCACAGCACCTTAGAATGGTTGGACAGCAGTTCTTCATTACAC includes:
- the LOC106078843 gene encoding heat shock 70 kDa protein-like, coding for MSAAEKVSTLGIDLGTTYCCVGVLRGDEVELIPNDQGNINTPNYVTFTDTGCLVGDSAKSQATRNPSNTVFDIMRLIGNKIDKYYTQKYHLPYTVIENEGRLKLAVNYRGELHLLSPETIVAMVLKNLKKTAEHYIGHRVTQAVISVPANFNYCQRQAVKEAGHIIGLNVLKLINGPTAAALTYGLRHKSKTLQNVLIFDLGGGTANVSIVSISSSSTFEVLATAGDAHLGGEDFDNRLISHFAKEFQEKFNKSITENKRALNRLRAACEQVKKNLSAYETARIEIDALLDGIDFSSQITRTQFDGLCYDLFTHTRFLFERTLHDANLEIDEIQEVVLVGGSSRIPFIQEMISVIFSGKTLNKSINPEEAVACGAALQGAVLNKDKNAIVKDVLLMDVAPFSLGVMSKCGEMDFFLKRGEPIPTRISRVFTTFSDNLPSMTVKLYEGECSHVKDNTFIGSFYITKIPPAKKGVPQIQVIFDIDANCSLKVEFQDQGSGKMFTIHIDSNKERPKIQDIEEMLRDARPYKDKAKKQKRKPMPREDDPCKDREEKEVPKPMPREDVPCKDRKKKEDSKPMPREDDPCKDREKKEDSKPMPREDDPCKDREKKEDSNPMPREDDPRKDREKKEDSNPMPREDDPCKDELQQQDLEQRLKHAEQSKEENRQYQEKLSAKIQLENYVHSIKEKAESLLNTCHSTLEWLDSSSSLHEKDVYAAKIKQLQQSAFLMSGPYCQEQCDY